A stretch of the Campylobacter sp. 19-13652 genome encodes the following:
- the argF gene encoding ornithine carbamoyltransferase has protein sequence MRHCLSLDDFSRDEILQILDLSASLKSERKNGVKKPYLEGINLAMIFEKNSTRTRVSFEVGINELGGRGLFLSSKDLQLGRGEPIKDTARVIGRMCDMAMLRVNCHEDLVEFARYANVPVINGLSDKFHPVQLLADYLSMVESGKADAKIAYVGDGNNIAHSWLMLASKLGLSLNIATPKGYEVSSEVLEKAKQNAKISGAKISIFDDPKEAVCGASVVSTDTWVSMGQEEQKAKKLADFAGFCVDSALMSLAKPDAMFLHCLPAYRGYEVSEEVFEAHADEIFNEAENRLHAQKGLMLWLLRHKNE, from the coding sequence ATGAGACATTGTCTTAGCTTGGATGATTTTTCTCGTGATGAAATTTTGCAGATTTTAGACCTATCTGCTAGCCTAAAATCTGAGCGTAAAAACGGCGTTAAAAAGCCCTACCTTGAGGGGATAAATTTAGCCATGATATTTGAGAAAAACTCAACTCGCACTAGGGTTAGCTTTGAGGTTGGCATAAACGAGCTAGGTGGCAGGGGGCTATTTTTATCAAGTAAGGACTTGCAGCTTGGGCGTGGAGAGCCAATAAAAGACACAGCTAGGGTTATAGGCAGGATGTGCGATATGGCTATGTTGCGTGTAAATTGCCACGAGGATTTGGTGGAATTTGCAAGGTACGCAAACGTGCCAGTTATTAATGGCTTAAGCGACAAATTTCATCCAGTGCAGCTTTTGGCTGATTATCTTAGCATGGTTGAATCTGGCAAGGCTGACGCAAAAATAGCCTATGTTGGAGATGGTAATAACATAGCCCATAGCTGGCTTATGCTAGCTAGTAAGCTAGGGCTAAGTCTAAATATCGCTACACCAAAGGGCTATGAGGTAAGCTCTGAAGTACTAGAAAAAGCAAAACAAAATGCAAAAATAAGTGGCGCGAAAATTTCTATTTTTGACGACCCAAAAGAGGCGGTTTGTGGTGCTAGCGTGGTAAGCACTGATACGTGGGTGTCTATGGGGCAAGAGGAGCAAAAGGCAAAAAAGCTTGCTGATTTTGCTGGATTTTGCGTAGATAGCGCATTAATGAGCTTAGCCAAGCCAGATGCTATGTTTTTACACTGCTTGCCAGCTTATCGTGGATATGAGGTGAGCGAGGAGGTTTTTGAGGCGCATGCTGATGAAATTTTTAACGAAGCTGAAAATAGATTGCATGCCCAAAAGGGGCTTATGCTATGGCTTTTAAGGCACAAGAATGAATAA